CCGGCGGATACGGCGTCGCGGGCGCGCGCCATCAAATAGGCGACGCATCCGCGCAGCGTTCTCAGCTTGGGAACGTCGGCGTCGGGAATGTCGACGCCGAGCTCCCGGTGCAAACCGATCACGAAGTTCAGGAAATCGACCGAGTCGAGATCGATCTGGTCGCGCAAATCGGCTTCGGGAT
The sequence above is a segment of the Candidatus Zixiibacteriota bacterium genome. Coding sequences within it:
- a CDS encoding acyl carrier protein; the protein is MKSVSEAEVRETVLRVLGNVAPEADASSIDPEADLRDQIDLDSVDFLNFVIGLHRELGVDIPDADVPKLRTLRGCVAYLMARARDAVSAG